In Streptomyces nojiriensis, one genomic interval encodes:
- the serA gene encoding phosphoglycerate dehydrogenase — protein sequence MSSKPVVLIAEELSPATVEALGPDFEIRHCNGADRAELLPAIVDVDAILVRSATKVDAEAIAVAKKLRVVARAGVGLDNVDVSAATKAGVMVVNAPTSNIVTAAELACGLLVATARNIPQANTALKNGEWKRNKYTGVELSEKTLGVVGLGRIGVLVAQRMSAFGMKIVAYDPYVQPARAAQMGVKMLALDELLEVADFITVHLPKTPETLGLIGDEALNKVKPSVRIVNAARGGIVDEAALYTAIKEGRVAGAGLDVYAKEPCTDSPLFELDQVVCTPHLGASTDEAQEKAGVSVAKSVRLALAGELVPDAVNVQGGVIAEDVRPGLPLAEKLGRIFTALAGEVAVRLDVEVCGEITQHDVKVLELSALKGVFEDVVDETVSYVNAPLFAQERGVEVRLTTSSESPDHRNVVTVRGTLSDGQEVSVSGTLAGPKHLQKIVGIGEYDVDLALADHMVVLRYTDRPGVVGAVGRVLGEGGLNIAGMQVARAEEHGEALAVLTVDAAVPGDVLADIATEIGAVSARTVSLA from the coding sequence GTGAGCTCGAAACCTGTCGTACTCATCGCCGAAGAGCTGTCGCCCGCCACCGTCGAGGCGCTGGGCCCGGACTTCGAGATCCGGCACTGCAACGGCGCGGACCGCGCCGAGCTGCTGCCCGCGATCGTCGACGTGGACGCGATCCTCGTCCGCTCCGCCACCAAGGTCGACGCCGAGGCCATCGCCGTGGCCAAGAAGCTGCGGGTCGTCGCGCGTGCCGGTGTCGGTCTGGACAACGTGGACGTCTCCGCCGCCACCAAGGCCGGCGTGATGGTCGTCAACGCGCCGACCTCGAACATCGTGACCGCGGCCGAGCTCGCCTGCGGCCTGCTCGTCGCCACCGCCCGCAACATTCCGCAGGCCAACACCGCCCTGAAGAACGGCGAGTGGAAGCGGAACAAGTACACGGGTGTCGAGCTCAGCGAGAAGACCCTCGGCGTCGTCGGCCTCGGCCGCATCGGCGTGCTGGTCGCCCAGCGCATGTCGGCCTTCGGTATGAAGATCGTCGCGTACGACCCGTACGTGCAGCCCGCGCGCGCCGCCCAGATGGGCGTCAAGATGCTGGCGCTGGACGAGCTTCTGGAGGTCGCCGACTTCATCACCGTGCACCTGCCCAAGACCCCCGAGACCCTCGGTCTCATCGGGGACGAGGCCCTGAACAAGGTGAAGCCGTCGGTCCGCATCGTCAACGCCGCCCGGGGCGGGATCGTCGACGAGGCCGCGCTGTACACGGCCATCAAGGAGGGCCGCGTCGCCGGCGCCGGCCTCGACGTGTACGCGAAGGAGCCCTGCACGGACTCCCCGCTGTTCGAGCTCGACCAGGTCGTCTGCACCCCGCACCTCGGCGCGTCCACGGACGAGGCCCAGGAGAAGGCCGGTGTCTCGGTCGCCAAGTCGGTGCGCCTCGCGCTCGCCGGCGAGCTCGTACCGGACGCGGTCAACGTCCAGGGCGGCGTCATCGCCGAGGACGTCCGTCCGGGCCTGCCGCTCGCCGAGAAGCTCGGCCGCATCTTCACCGCCCTCGCGGGCGAGGTCGCGGTCCGCCTCGACGTCGAGGTCTGCGGCGAGATCACCCAGCACGACGTCAAGGTGCTGGAACTCTCCGCCCTCAAGGGTGTCTTCGAGGACGTCGTCGACGAGACGGTCTCCTACGTCAACGCCCCGCTGTTCGCGCAGGAGCGCGGCGTCGAGGTCCGCCTGACCACCAGCTCGGAGTCCCCGGACCACCGCAACGTGGTGACCGTGCGCGGCACCCTGTCGGACGGTCAGGAGGTCTCGGTCTCCGGCACGCTCGCGGGCCCGAAGCACCTTCAGAAGATCGTCGGCATCGGCGAGTACGACGTCGACCTGGCACTCGCCGACCACATGGTCGTGCTGCGCTACACCGACCGCCCCGGTGTGGTCGGCGCCGTCGGCCGCGTCCTCGGCGAGGGCGGTCTGAACATCGCGGGCATGCAGGTCGCCCGGGCCGAGGAGCACGGTGAGGCGCTCGCCGTCCTCACCGTCGACGCCGCGGTTCCGGGGGACGTCCTCGCGGACATCGCCACCGAGATCGGCGCCGTCTCGGCGCGCACGGTCAGCCTCGCCTGA
- a CDS encoding MFS transporter, which translates to MTTPAATARRAGRREWTAFTVLLLPLLLVSMDVSVLYFAIPAITDQLDPSSTQQLWIFDSYAFALSGLLITMGSLGDRIGRRKLLLIGATAFGLASIGAGCATSAEMLIAARVLLGIGGATLMPSTLALVRNLFQDDKQRGQAIAIWSGAMTGGIALGSVLSGVMLNHFYWGSVFLINVPAMLLLLLLVPALVPEFKDPAPGRFDLLSVPLSMAAVLPVVYGLKEIAAEGCEPLYLGCLAVGLAFGYVFVRRQRTRDDAMVSRALFRARGFGAGIGLNTVAAFAMMGSAYFTTQYLQSVLGMGTLEAALWSLAPSVLVVAAAPVGAALARKVDRAYVLAGGFALAAAGFVLVSLVGTDSLWLILTGAGVLAAGIVTVLSLVSDMALASAPAEKAGSAASLLETGTEFGGALGMAVLGSLGTAVYRADLAGAEPAVRETLGGAVATAHHIGGPAGEQVLALAREAFVHGMQYAAWGGTALLLGAAVLAAALMRGIEAPAPPAAEPATGPEVRAHEATYH; encoded by the coding sequence ATGACAACTCCCGCTGCCACAGCGCGACGTGCCGGCCGCCGCGAATGGACCGCCTTCACCGTCCTTCTGCTGCCCCTGCTCCTGGTCTCGATGGACGTCTCCGTCCTCTACTTCGCCATCCCGGCCATCACCGACCAGCTCGACCCGAGCTCCACGCAGCAGCTCTGGATCTTCGACAGCTACGCCTTCGCCCTCTCCGGCCTGCTGATCACGATGGGCTCGCTCGGCGACCGGATCGGCCGCCGCAAACTGCTGTTGATCGGCGCGACCGCCTTCGGCCTCGCCTCGATCGGGGCCGGCTGCGCCACCAGCGCCGAGATGCTCATCGCGGCCCGCGTCCTGCTCGGCATCGGCGGCGCGACCCTGATGCCGTCCACCCTGGCCCTCGTACGGAACCTCTTCCAGGACGACAAGCAGCGCGGGCAGGCCATCGCCATCTGGTCCGGGGCCATGACCGGCGGCATCGCCCTCGGCTCGGTGCTCAGCGGGGTGATGCTGAACCACTTCTACTGGGGCTCCGTCTTCCTCATCAACGTGCCCGCCATGCTGCTCCTGCTGCTCCTGGTCCCGGCCCTGGTACCGGAGTTCAAGGACCCGGCCCCCGGCCGCTTCGACCTGCTGAGCGTCCCGCTCTCCATGGCCGCCGTGCTGCCGGTCGTCTACGGGCTCAAGGAGATCGCCGCCGAGGGCTGCGAACCCCTCTACCTGGGCTGCCTCGCCGTCGGCCTGGCCTTCGGATACGTCTTCGTCCGCCGCCAGCGCACCCGTGACGACGCCATGGTGAGCCGGGCCCTGTTCCGGGCCCGCGGTTTCGGGGCGGGCATCGGCCTGAACACCGTCGCCGCCTTCGCCATGATGGGTTCGGCCTACTTCACCACCCAGTACCTCCAGTCGGTACTCGGGATGGGCACCCTGGAGGCCGCCCTGTGGAGCCTGGCCCCCTCGGTCCTCGTCGTCGCCGCGGCCCCGGTCGGCGCGGCCCTGGCCCGGAAGGTGGACCGGGCCTACGTCCTCGCCGGCGGGTTCGCCCTCGCCGCCGCCGGCTTCGTCCTCGTCAGCCTGGTGGGCACCGACTCCCTGTGGCTGATCCTCACCGGCGCCGGGGTGCTGGCCGCGGGCATCGTCACCGTGCTGTCCCTGGTGTCCGACATGGCGCTGGCCTCGGCCCCCGCCGAGAAGGCCGGTTCCGCCGCCTCCCTGCTGGAGACCGGGACGGAGTTCGGCGGCGCCCTGGGCATGGCGGTCCTCGGCAGCCTGGGCACCGCGGTCTACCGCGCCGACCTGGCCGGTGCCGAGCCCGCGGTGCGGGAGACCCTGGGCGGGGCCGTCGCCACCGCCCACCACATCGGCGGCCCCGCCGGGGAGCAGGTGCTGGCGCTGGCCCGGGAGGCCTTCGTCCACGGAATGCAGTACGCGGCCTGGGGCGGTACGGCGCTGCTGCTCGGGGCGGCCGTGCTCGCCGCGGCTCTGATGCGCGGGATCGAAGCGCCCGCCCCGCCCGCGGCGGAGCCCGCGACGGGTCCCGAAGTCCGCGCCCACGAGGCGACGTACCACTGA
- a CDS encoding TetR/AcrR family transcriptional regulator, which yields MGHREDLLEGAKKCLVEKGFVRTTARDIVSASGTNLASIGYHYGSKDALLAQAFIGLMEEWGAVFQNGLDGEDGSLERFRALWEGVLEQHEKSGPIWAASLEVALGRDQRPELRSMLAASQAEGRRGLISMLTGTPEDQLDERDVRTLGGFYQALLNGLMIQWLFDPESAATAEEFTEGMRRAAEEMTRTQG from the coding sequence ATGGGACATCGCGAAGATCTGCTCGAAGGTGCCAAGAAGTGCCTGGTCGAGAAGGGGTTCGTGCGCACGACCGCGCGCGACATCGTCAGCGCCTCGGGGACCAACCTGGCCTCCATCGGCTACCACTACGGCTCGAAGGACGCCCTCCTCGCCCAGGCCTTCATCGGCCTGATGGAGGAGTGGGGTGCGGTATTCCAGAACGGACTCGACGGCGAGGACGGATCGCTGGAGCGCTTCCGCGCCCTGTGGGAAGGCGTGCTGGAGCAGCACGAGAAGTCGGGCCCGATCTGGGCGGCCAGCCTGGAGGTGGCGCTCGGCCGGGACCAGCGGCCGGAGTTGAGGTCCATGCTCGCGGCCTCGCAGGCCGAGGGGCGCCGGGGGCTGATCTCGATGCTCACCGGGACCCCGGAGGACCAGCTCGACGAGCGGGACGTGCGGACGCTGGGCGGCTTCTACCAGGCCCTGCTGAACGGCCTGATGATCCAGTGGCTTTTCGACCCGGAATCGGCCGCAACCGCCGAGGAGTTCACCGAGGGCATGCGCCGGGCGGCCGAGGAGATGACCCGGACCCAGGGCTGA
- a CDS encoding PucR family transcriptional regulator has protein sequence MKGDYQDLVDEISALLGAPATLENRDFRLIAFGAHDSDDDLAMDPVRTRSILTRQSTADVRSWFEGFGIARATGPVRIPAAPDAGVFRGRICLPVRYRGIVQGYVWLLDQEPGKPGPGPAALDAAMEVAQRIGVLLAEEARAGADLSREFLAVLTAGPGWQQDMAVAALRAALGPGGDGLHAAVCVAPWPGEAPASVPGAAAVCVVPRRRGGEPGGAGGPGAAAGPGAGPEPAGDPALAVLLRLRSTDALAPALAAVARLLPRAAEATEPGGKGTDGKAAGAKAAGAKAAGAKAASGKGTGGKGTGGSAGATTTAVARGVTAGVADPVRGLADLPAAWEQAVAAARAAAAQPRFGPVAQWSAIGPYRLLATLAADPVDDPAARTLLTPANRELARTAEVFLDCAGQAGRAAAALGIHRQTLYYRLARVEQLTGLDLDEGEDRLLLHMALKASRMA, from the coding sequence GTGAAGGGCGATTACCAGGACCTGGTGGACGAGATCTCCGCGCTGCTCGGCGCCCCGGCGACCCTGGAGAACCGGGACTTCCGGCTGATCGCCTTCGGCGCCCACGACAGCGACGACGACCTGGCGATGGACCCGGTACGGACCCGCTCGATCCTGACCCGGCAGTCCACGGCGGACGTCCGGTCCTGGTTCGAGGGCTTCGGCATCGCCCGCGCCACCGGGCCGGTCCGGATCCCGGCGGCGCCGGACGCGGGGGTCTTCCGGGGGCGGATCTGCCTGCCGGTGCGGTACCGGGGCATCGTGCAGGGCTACGTATGGCTGCTGGACCAGGAGCCCGGCAAGCCCGGGCCGGGGCCGGCGGCGCTGGACGCGGCCATGGAGGTGGCCCAGCGCATCGGGGTGCTGCTCGCCGAGGAGGCGCGGGCCGGGGCCGACCTGTCGCGGGAGTTCCTGGCGGTGCTCACGGCCGGCCCGGGCTGGCAGCAGGACATGGCGGTGGCCGCACTGCGGGCCGCCCTCGGGCCGGGCGGGGACGGACTGCACGCGGCGGTCTGCGTGGCGCCGTGGCCCGGGGAGGCTCCGGCGTCGGTACCGGGCGCGGCGGCGGTGTGCGTCGTACCGCGGCGGCGCGGGGGCGAGCCGGGCGGCGCCGGCGGGCCCGGGGCGGCGGCGGGGCCGGGAGCCGGGCCGGAGCCCGCGGGCGATCCGGCTCTGGCGGTACTGCTGCGGCTGCGCTCGACGGACGCGCTCGCTCCGGCCCTGGCGGCGGTGGCCCGGCTGCTGCCGCGCGCGGCGGAGGCGACGGAGCCGGGCGGGAAGGGCACGGACGGAAAGGCCGCGGGCGCAAAGGCCGCGGGCGCAAAGGCCGCGGGCGCAAAGGCCGCGAGTGGGAAGGGCACGGGCGGGAAGGGCACGGGCGGGAGCGCCGGAGCCACCACCACGGCCGTCGCCCGCGGGGTGACCGCCGGCGTCGCCGACCCCGTACGGGGCCTCGCGGACCTGCCGGCCGCCTGGGAGCAGGCCGTCGCCGCGGCCCGGGCGGCCGCGGCCCAGCCCCGCTTCGGCCCGGTCGCCCAGTGGTCGGCGATCGGCCCGTACCGGCTGCTGGCGACGCTCGCCGCCGATCCGGTGGACGACCCCGCGGCCCGCACCCTGCTGACCCCGGCCAACCGCGAACTCGCCCGCACCGCCGAGGTCTTCCTGGACTGCGCGGGCCAGGCGGGCCGCGCGGCGGCCGCCCTGGGCATCCACCGCCAGACCCTCTACTACCGCCTGGCCCGGGTGGAGCAGCTGACCGGCCTCGACCTGGACGAGGGCGAGGACCGCCTGCTGCTCCACATGGCCCTCAAGGCCTCCCGCATGGCGTAG
- a CDS encoding proline dehydrogenase family protein, producing MLGPVILAASRSDKMRRIVSAAPVTKPVVNRFIPGETVDQVIPIVEELTRNGLEVTLDVVGEDITEVEQSYAARDAYLLLIERLAELGLGEKAEMSVKLSMFGQALEGGHELALANVRPVVEAAAAIGTTVTLDAEDHTTLDSMFAIHEELRRDFPQTGCVIQAYLFRTEADARRLAAAGSRVRIVKGAYKEPAEVAYLDKAEIDKAYVRILKILMDGEGYPMIGSHDPRLIAIGQELARKAGRKLDEYEFQMLYGIRSEEHLRLAAEGHRMRVYTAYGTDWYGYFMRRLAEKPANLLFFVRSMITKN from the coding sequence GTGCTGGGTCCCGTGATCCTCGCCGCTTCGCGCAGCGACAAGATGCGTCGTATCGTCTCTGCCGCCCCGGTGACCAAGCCCGTGGTGAACCGGTTCATCCCCGGCGAGACCGTCGATCAGGTCATCCCGATCGTCGAGGAGCTCACGCGCAACGGCCTGGAGGTCACCCTCGACGTCGTCGGCGAGGACATCACCGAGGTCGAGCAGTCCTACGCGGCCCGGGACGCCTACCTCCTGCTCATCGAGCGCCTCGCGGAGCTCGGTCTCGGCGAGAAGGCCGAGATGTCCGTCAAGCTGTCGATGTTCGGCCAGGCCCTGGAGGGCGGCCACGAGCTGGCGCTCGCCAACGTCCGCCCGGTCGTCGAGGCCGCGGCCGCCATCGGTACCACCGTGACGCTCGACGCCGAGGACCACACCACCCTCGACTCGATGTTCGCCATCCACGAGGAGCTGCGCCGGGACTTCCCGCAGACCGGCTGCGTGATCCAGGCGTACCTCTTCCGCACGGAGGCCGACGCCCGCCGCCTGGCCGCCGCCGGCAGCCGCGTCCGCATCGTGAAGGGCGCCTACAAGGAGCCCGCCGAGGTCGCGTACCTGGACAAGGCGGAGATCGACAAGGCGTACGTCCGGATCCTGAAGATCCTCATGGACGGCGAGGGCTACCCGATGATCGGGTCGCACGACCCGCGCCTCATCGCCATCGGCCAGGAGCTCGCCCGCAAGGCCGGGCGCAAGCTGGACGAGTACGAGTTCCAGATGCTGTACGGCATCCGCAGCGAGGAGCACCTGCGGCTCGCCGCCGAGGGCCACCGGATGCGCGTCTACACCGCGTACGGGACGGACTGGTACGGCTACTTCATGCGCCGCCTCGCGGAGAAGCCGGCCAACCTCCTCTTCTTCGTCCGCTCGATGATCACCAAGAACTAG
- the pruA gene encoding L-glutamate gamma-semialdehyde dehydrogenase, with the protein MDAVTQVPAPVNEPVHSYAPGTPERTRLEAQLKQLSENPIDLPMTINGVKRMGGGERFDVVQPHDHKSVLGTYANATEADAQEAIDAALAAAPAWRSMSFDDRAAIILRAAELLSGPWREKLAASTMLGQSKTAQQAEIDTPCELVDFWRFNVHFARQILAEQPVANSAGVWNRSDHRPLEGFVYAITPFNFTAIAGNLPTAPALMGNVVLWKPSPTQTHSAILLMELLEEAGLPKGVINLVTGDGIAVSEVALNHPELAGIHFTGSTKTFQYLWKTVGNNIEKYKSYPRLVGETGGKDFVVAHPSADRAVLKTALTRGSFEFQGQKCSASSRAYVPASIWNDGFKEAFAAEVDGITMGDVRDLTNFIGAVIDERSFAKNKAAIDRAIADPTCEIIAGGTYDDSEGYFVRPTVIACTDPENEVFTTEYFGPILAVHVYEDADFDAMLAQMESVSAYALTGSIIAADRYAAADAMEKLRFAAGNFYINDKSTGAVVGQQPFGGGRASGTNDKAGAASNLQRWTSTRSIKETLVAPTEYAYPHMG; encoded by the coding sequence ATGGATGCTGTGACCCAGGTCCCCGCGCCGGTCAACGAGCCGGTCCACTCGTACGCCCCCGGCACCCCGGAGCGCACGCGGCTCGAAGCGCAGCTCAAGCAGCTGTCCGAGAACCCGATCGACCTCCCGATGACGATCAACGGCGTCAAGCGGATGGGTGGCGGCGAGCGCTTCGACGTGGTCCAGCCGCACGACCACAAGTCGGTGCTCGGCACCTACGCCAACGCCACCGAGGCCGACGCGCAGGAGGCGATCGACGCCGCCCTCGCCGCCGCCCCGGCCTGGCGTTCGATGTCCTTCGACGACCGTGCCGCGATCATCCTGCGCGCCGCCGAGCTGCTGTCCGGTCCGTGGCGCGAGAAGCTCGCCGCCTCCACCATGCTGGGCCAGTCGAAGACCGCGCAGCAGGCCGAGATCGACACCCCGTGCGAGCTCGTCGACTTCTGGCGCTTCAACGTCCACTTCGCCCGCCAGATCCTGGCCGAGCAGCCGGTCGCGAACTCCGCCGGCGTGTGGAACCGCAGCGACCACCGTCCGCTCGAGGGCTTCGTCTACGCGATCACGCCGTTCAACTTCACGGCCATCGCCGGCAACCTGCCGACCGCCCCGGCCCTCATGGGCAACGTGGTCCTGTGGAAGCCGTCCCCGACGCAGACCCACTCCGCGATCCTCCTCATGGAGCTCCTGGAGGAGGCCGGCCTGCCCAAGGGCGTCATCAACCTGGTGACCGGCGACGGCATCGCGGTGTCGGAGGTGGCCCTGAACCACCCCGAGCTGGCCGGCATCCACTTCACCGGCTCGACCAAGACCTTCCAGTACCTGTGGAAGACGGTCGGCAACAACATCGAGAAGTACAAGTCCTACCCGCGCCTGGTCGGCGAGACCGGTGGCAAGGACTTCGTCGTCGCGCACCCGTCCGCGGACCGCGCCGTCCTGAAGACCGCCCTGACCCGCGGTTCCTTCGAGTTCCAGGGCCAGAAGTGCTCGGCGTCCTCGCGCGCCTACGTCCCGGCCTCGATCTGGAACGACGGGTTCAAGGAGGCCTTCGCGGCCGAGGTCGACGGCATCACCATGGGTGACGTCCGCGACCTGACCAACTTCATCGGCGCCGTCATCGACGAGCGTTCCTTCGCGAAGAACAAGGCCGCGATCGACCGCGCCATCGCCGACCCGACCTGCGAGATCATCGCCGGCGGCACGTACGACGACTCGGAGGGCTACTTCGTCCGCCCGACCGTCATCGCGTGCACCGACCCGGAGAACGAGGTCTTCACGACCGAGTACTTCGGCCCGATCCTGGCGGTCCACGTCTACGAGGACGCCGACTTCGACGCGATGCTCGCGCAGATGGAGTCCGTCTCGGCGTACGCCCTGACCGGCTCGATCATCGCGGCGGACCGGTACGCGGCCGCGGACGCGATGGAGAAGCTCCGCTTCGCGGCGGGCAACTTCTACATCAACGACAAGTCCACCGGCGCCGTCGTCGGCCAGCAGCCCTTCGGTGGTGGCCGCGCCTCGGGTACGAACGACAAGGCGGGCGCCGCGAGCAACCTGCAGCGCTGGACCTCGACCCGCTCCATCAAGGAGACGCTGGTCGCGCCGACCGAGTACGCGTACCCCCACATGGGCTGA
- a CDS encoding nitroreductase family protein encodes MSPDTQQWTPTHGQPYRPAAYRPERMPQPESIARAAELRARMDERRTVRHFSPDPVPAQVVRDAIACAATAPSGAHQQPWTFVLVKDPAVRQQIRAAAEQEEQLSYDGRLGDEWLAALRPIGTDAVKTHLTDAPALIVVFQQRYWLGPDGTKRKHYYVDESVGIAVGMLLSALHLSGLAALIHTPSPMRFLSHVLDRPENEKAFAVIPVGYPADDCEVPDLLRKSLDQVIVEV; translated from the coding sequence ATGTCGCCCGATACCCAGCAGTGGACCCCCACGCACGGCCAGCCGTACCGTCCCGCCGCATACCGGCCCGAGCGGATGCCGCAGCCGGAATCGATCGCGCGCGCCGCCGAGTTGCGGGCCCGGATGGACGAGCGGCGGACCGTACGCCACTTCTCCCCCGATCCGGTGCCCGCGCAGGTGGTCCGGGACGCCATCGCCTGCGCCGCGACCGCCCCCTCCGGGGCGCACCAGCAGCCGTGGACCTTCGTCCTGGTCAAGGACCCGGCCGTCCGGCAGCAGATCCGCGCGGCCGCCGAGCAGGAGGAGCAGCTTTCCTACGACGGCCGGCTGGGCGACGAATGGCTCGCCGCCCTGCGTCCCATCGGCACGGACGCCGTGAAGACCCACCTCACGGACGCCCCGGCGCTGATCGTGGTCTTCCAGCAGCGCTACTGGCTGGGCCCGGACGGCACGAAGCGCAAGCACTACTACGTCGACGAGTCGGTCGGCATCGCGGTCGGCATGCTCCTGTCCGCGCTCCACCTGTCCGGCCTGGCGGCGCTGATCCACACCCCCAGTCCCATGCGCTTCCTCAGCCATGTCCTGGACCGCCCGGAGAACGAGAAGGCCTTCGCCGTCATCCCGGTGGGCTACCCGGCGGACGACTGCGAGGTCCCGGACCTCCTGCGCAAGTCCCTGGACCAGGTCATCGTGGAGGTGTGA
- a CDS encoding GNAT family N-acetyltransferase, which produces MRSLVRSRDDRTAGAVMDTRTAHTSQLTAAELREIRDLLDEAFEGDFADEDFEHALGGMHVLIGAAGRLVAHGSVVQRRVLHRGRALRTGYVEAVAVRAGLRRRGLGGQVMAQLEQCVAGAYVLGALSASEEGAGLYLARGWSVWPGRVGALSPDGPVRLPEEEGSTYVWTPPGGVRPDPAGRLDFDWRDGDVL; this is translated from the coding sequence ATGCGGTCCTTGGTACGGTCGCGGGATGACCGGACGGCTGGAGCAGTGATGGACACGCGGACCGCGCACACCTCGCAGCTGACCGCCGCCGAGCTGCGGGAGATCCGGGACCTGCTCGACGAGGCCTTCGAAGGGGACTTCGCCGACGAGGACTTCGAGCACGCGCTCGGCGGGATGCACGTCCTGATCGGCGCGGCCGGCCGGCTCGTCGCGCACGGCAGCGTCGTGCAGCGGCGGGTCCTGCACCGGGGACGGGCCCTGCGCACCGGATACGTGGAGGCCGTGGCCGTACGGGCCGGCCTGAGGCGCCGGGGCCTCGGCGGGCAGGTGATGGCACAGCTGGAGCAGTGCGTGGCGGGGGCCTACGTGCTGGGTGCCTTGTCCGCGTCCGAGGAAGGGGCCGGACTCTACCTCGCCCGTGGCTGGTCGGTGTGGCCGGGCCGGGTGGGGGCCCTCTCGCCGGACGGGCCGGTGCGGCTGCCCGAGGAGGAGGGTTCCACCTACGTGTGGACGCCGCCCGGCGGGGTCCGGCCGGACCCCGCCGGGCGGCTCGACTTCGACTGGCGGGACGGGGACGTCCTGTAG